The following are from one region of the Centroberyx gerrardi isolate f3 chromosome 16, fCenGer3.hap1.cur.20231027, whole genome shotgun sequence genome:
- the cfl1 gene encoding cofilin-1 — MASGVKVTDEVVEVFNAMKVRKAQANEDEKKKRKKAVMFCLSKDNQNIVLEDGKEILLGDLGTTVEDPYLHFVKMLPPDDCRYALYDATYETKETKKEDLVFIFWAPESAPLKSKMIYASSKDAIKKKFTGIKHEWQVNGLEDIKDRRTLADKLGGTSVITLEGSPL, encoded by the exons GCCTCCGGGGTGAAAGTGACAGATGAAGTGGTTGAAGTCTTCAATGCCATGAAGGTGCGCAAGGCTCAGGCAAATgaggatgagaagaagaagaggaagaaggccGTTATGTTCTGCCTGAGCAAGGACAACCAGAACATCGTTCTGGAGGATGGCAAGGAGATCCTCCTGGGAGACTTGGGCACCACCGTCGAGGACCCCTACCTGCACTTTGTAAAAATGCTGCCCCCAGATGACTGCCGCTACGCCCTCTATGACGCCACCTATGAGACGAAGGAAACCAAGAAGGAGGACCTGGTCTTCATCTTCTG GGCCCCAGAATCTGCCCCCTTGAAGAGCAAGATGATCTACGCCAGCTCAAAAGATGCTATCAAGAAGAAATTCACAG GTATCAAGCATGAGTGGCAGGTGAACGGTTTGGAGGACATCAAAGATCGGCGCACCCTTGCTGATAAGCTTGGCGGCACGTCGGTAATCACCCTTGAAGGAAGCCCTCTATAA